The following proteins are co-located in the Camelina sativa cultivar DH55 chromosome 12, Cs, whole genome shotgun sequence genome:
- the LOC104731716 gene encoding protein LIGHT-DEPENDENT SHORT HYPOCOTYLS 9-like encodes MSSDNHTPTKDPPDHPSSSSNHHKQPLQPQPQQPLSRYESQKRRDWNTFIQYLKSQNPPLMMSQFDYTHVLSFLRYLDQFGKTKVHHQACVFFGQPDPPGPCTCPLKQAWGSLDALIGRLRAAYEEHGGGSPDTNPFANGSIRVHLREVRESQAKARGIPYRKKKRRKIKNDVVVVKKDVANSSTSNKPSTT; translated from the coding sequence ATGTCTTCGGATAATCACACACCGACGAAAGATCCACCGGatcatccatcttcttcctccaaccaccacaagcaaccACTTCAACCTCAACCGCAGCAACCCCTCAGCCGCTACGAATCTCAAAAACGTCGAGATTGGAACACGTTCATCCAATACCTAAAATCGCAAAATCCACCGTTGATGATGTCTCAGTTCGACTACACGCACGTGCTAAGTTTCCTAAGGTACTTAGATCAGTTTGGTAAGACCAAAGTACATCATCAAGCTTGTGTCTTCTTCGGACAACCCGATCCACCAGGACCTTGCACGTGTCCTCTCAAACAAGCTTGGGGAAGCCTAGATGCTTTGATCGGAAGGTTGAGAGCTGCTTACGAGGAACACGGTGGCGGGTCACCTGATACTAACCCGTTTGCAAACGGTTCGATCCGGGTTCACTTGAGGGAAGTGAGAGAGTCTCAAGCCAAGGCCCGTGGGATTCCgtacaggaagaagaagaggagaaagatcaaaaacgacgtcgttgttGTCAAGAAGGATGTTGCAAACTCTTCAACTTCTAATAAACCGTCGACCACTTGA